The genomic interval ACATCGATCTGTACTTGATGCACTGGCCATTGGCCATGAACCCCAACGGTTAGTTATGCATCTTTTCTTGTCAATACCGTGCTCCAGATCTAACAATTTATTAGGAAACCACCCTCTCTTCCCTAAGCATGAGGATGGATCCCGAGACATCGACCACTCGCACTCTCACGTCCAAACATGGAAGAACATGGAGAAGCTCCTCGCAACAGGAAAGGTCAAAGCCATCGGTGTCTCTAACTACAGCGTGCGTTATCTGGAGCAATTGCTTCCTGAGGCTACCGTGGTCCCTGCAGTCAACCAGATTGAGAACCACCCATCTCTTCCACAGCAGGAGATCGTCGACTtctgcaagaagaagggtatCCATATCACCGCCTACAGCCCTCTGGGAAGCACTGGTAGCCCGCTATTCACAGCCGAGCCTATTGTAGAGGtcgcaaagaaaaagggagtCACCCCCGCCACGGTTCTTCTCAGCTGGCACAGTATGTTACAATCACCCTTTCCAACATTCTCGTCTTTCAAGCTCGATGTCATTCTCTAACCATGTAATGCAGTTGCCCGTGGATCCTCCGTTCTCGCCAAGTCCGTCACACCTTCTCGTATTGAGGACAACCGCAAGTTGGTTCAACTCGACGAGTCGGACATGGCTACCATTGCCAAATACACCGACGACCTCGCTGCCAGGAAAGCCTTCCAGCGCTTCGTCTACCCTCCCTTCGGCGTCGACTTCGGATTCCCCGACAAGTCATAAACTGTTTGGAGTCTACCTACCAAGCATCTCCTGGCACATATGACCACCGGATGCGAAAAGCAGGGCTTTCCATCCACCTTGCCATACCTCTACTATCGTGAATAGACAGGGCAAAATCTCAGTGAACCATTAGGCTTATTATTTCCTTATAGAGAGGCGTTATGTGCCCGTTAGTGGTGAGTGTGGACGATTTGAGTGAGCATTGTATAACAGCCTGGGGAGCCTGGATAAATAGTTTTGATTCTTTGGATTTGTTTATAGATAGACGACATATATCCCTCATGAATGATGTTCCAGGAAGCTTCTCCCCTGCTTGGGTCAATTGTCTATGCTTAGGACTATTTCTTGAAGCATAGGTCATGATTGGTTCCGATATTTCCCCGTACTAGACCTACCTTGCCACTGTACTAGTATAATCCGGTTTTTACTATACCTTTTTTGAATGGCGAAATTATCTTGAATTTCAGCACTTATTCCTTTTTGCACTAGTTGTGTAAAGGGAGATGACATTCCATATTTATCACTTTTACGTTACTGTTCTATAACTAATAACAGTTTCAATATTAATCTCAGATAGTATACTAGCCGCATTGTAAAATTTAGAACATATCTTAACCTTATACTTTCTGTTTAATGATATTTCTGTATAATTTGTATACTATAGCATTTTAATAACCAATATCTTATGCTGTATCACTTTCACGTTACCAGAATATGAAGAATACCACCTTCCATATCAACTTCACGTTACCTGACCATGGCCAGTGCCATTTGGGACATCGATATTACGTTGCCCATTGGTTAATATTTgaagaattaataaataatcatAGCAGATTTTCAAGGCAATCTATCCTGCACACTTTATTGTGGTATTTTTAGAAGTAACGGAAAATTGATGGCTCTGCTACTATAGTTGGGTGCATACAACAAAGGAAGCTTTCGGGTGACGGGAGCACAGCCATTGTGATCTAAAACTTCAATATTCATGCAAAATCAGAAAACATAAACATGTTAGTTTACCGCCTCTGGGGCCACGTGAGTATTCTGCCTATATTGTCTTTTAAATTgtgtttcttcattcatGACTGTCATCCTGCCAACTACCCAACCGCCACCTTAATCATCATCCTGTGCATCAAAGTGCACACGTCTCTTGACTGAGTTCATCTAAACACAGTTAGATAGGGTGGATGGGAGGGTCTCATGTAGGAGAATATAGCATTCTCTTACCTCTTACGCTTGTGCTTCTTGTGCTTCTTGACCACTCGTTTGACTCTGGGTGTCGCGACTGTCTCTTCCACAACAGCCAGACCAATCCACTCCCTGTTGAGAGTAATACCTGGGCCCTGCACTTCTCCAATAGTGACCGTCTCTCGATATCCCAGCTCTCGAACCTCATCGGTAGCACTCAGCTCGTCTTTGACCCTCTGTTTCGCAAGGGCTCTGAGGGCTTGCAAGCGGCGTGTCTCGCGCTCTGCTACTACCGCCTGGGCGAGGTCACTCGATAAAATATTCTGCGCTTCCATGGCCTCCAACATCTGTCCTAGCTGCTTGTACGGAAGGTAGATCAACATCGCAGAAGGCACTTCAACATCTCGGTTCGGGTTTTCTCCCTGGCGAGGCGTATACGATCGAGGACTAGTGATCACTGGACCCGGGACTCCATGCAGGCTTTCTGGGATTCGATTCGGCAGAGTCTTACTCTGCGCCTTGGTGTACAGTGTGAAGTCCATGCCCATGTGCCTGGTGACGAACTGCAGAACCGAACTAACTAGCCGTGGAGCCCATCTTTGCAGCTCTTCTGCTGCATCATAATCTCCAGTCTGGTCGAGGGTAACAACCGGTCTTGTCGTGCAAACTCCGAAATAGAGAATGCATTCGACTGTTTCCCAGTCGATTAGCTCAATGGCTAGTCTGATACCCGTTTCGATGACTGCCTCTTGTTGAAAGAAGGCCCCAGATGCGGCATAGCACAGGGCGAAGTCTACCATGGCCGCCGTGAGTGAGAATTGTATTTTTCCCACATTGTTCTCCGAGTATCCATAGGTGGACAGAGTCGCCAATCTGAGCTGTCCTGCTGTTAGGAGTGGCCTCCCATAC from Aspergillus flavus chromosome 7, complete sequence carries:
- a CDS encoding NADP-dependent oxidoreductase domain-containing protein is translated as MAVADTRFKLNTGAEIPALGLGTWQSQPGEVEKAVSHAISVGYRHIDGAFCYQNEEEVGKGIRDALASGKVKREDLFVTTKLWCTYHSRVEEALEKSLKNLGLDYIDLYLMHWPLAMNPNGNHPLFPKHEDGSRDIDHSHSHVQTWKNMEKLLATGKVKAIGVSNYSVRYLEQLLPEATVVPAVNQIENHPSLPQQEIVDFCKKKGIHITAYSPLGSTGSPLFTAEPIVEVAKKKGVTPATVLLSWHIARGSSVLAKSVTPSRIEDNRKLVQLDESDMATIAKYTDDLAARKAFQRFVYPPFGVDFGFPDKS